A segment of the Lelliottia amnigena genome:
GGGCGAAAGCCCCTCTATCCCTTAGGGACGGCGCGCTATTGCCTGGCTACCGCTGAACCTGCGCTTTATGAGGTGATAACAATGAAAATGAAGAAAAATCTTGTAGCCCTTTGCTTGTCAGCGGGGTTATTGGCCAGTGCGCCGGCCATCACACTCGCAAATGTGAATTTCGTTCCACAGAATACGACGACGGCTCCGGCTATTCCTGCGGCAGCATTGCAGCAACTTGTCTGGACGCCAGTCGATCAATCTAAAACGCAAACGACTCAGCTTTCGACCGGCGGTCAAACTCTGAATGTCCCAGGTATCAGCGGCCCTGTAGCGGCCTACAGCGTGCCTGCAAATATTGGTGAGCTGACCCTGACACTCTCCAGTGAAGTGAACAAACAAACCAGCGTCTTCGCACCGAATGTGTTGATTCTCGATCAGAATCTGACGCCATCTGCCTTCTTCCCAAGCGAATACTTTACCTATCAAGAACCCGGTGTGATGAGCGCCGACCGTCTTGGCGGTGTGATGCGCCTTACGCCAGCGTTGGGCCAGCAGAAGATCTATGTGCTGGTCTTCACGACTGACAAAGATCTCCAGCAGACAACAACGCTGCTGGATCCAGCCAAAGCCTATGCCAAAGGTATCGGTAACGCTGTACCGGATATCCCAGATCCTATTGCTCGTCATACCACTGACGGCGTCGTGAAATTGAAAGTGTCTACCAACAGTGCCTCAAGCGTTCTGGTCGGCCCGCTCTTTGGTTCTTCATCTACCGGGCCTGTTACTGTTGGCAATACCGCAGCGCCTGCACCAGCTTATGCGGCTCCTGCTCCAGCCGTCGCTGCTCCGGCACCCGCGCCGGTGAAAAAATCCGCACCGGTACTGAACGATACCGAAACGTACTTCAACAAAGCCATCAAACAGGCCGTTGACAGCGGCGATGTCGACAAAGCGCTGAAGCTGCTTGATGAAGCTGAGCGTTTAGGTTCAACCACTGCCCGTTCCACCTTTATCAGCAGTGTAAAAGGCAAGGGGTGACCGTCTCCCCACAGTGCTGATTTTGTCAGTAGTTTAGTGCGCCTGAGTGGGCGCACTTTTTTTGGCGCTGTTTATGCTGTTGCATCACTGTTGCGATAATGATCGCTAATCCACGTTTGAACGCCCCCAACCTGCATTTCTGCGATACAATAGCCATACGTTATGTATCGGAGAGTCTGGCATGTCACACCCTGCGCTAACGCAACTGCGTGCGCTGCGCTATTTTGACCAAATACCCGCGCTGAGCTCTGAGCAACTCGACTGGTTGCTGCTGGAAGATTCCATGACGAAACGTTTTGAGCAACACGGGAAAAACGTCACCGTGACGCTGATTCAGGAAGGATTTGTGTCCGCTGATAAGGTCTCCAGTGAGCTCCCGTTGTTGCCAAAAGAAGAACGCTACTGGCTGCGTGAAATTCTGCTGTGCGCGGACGGCGAACCCTGGCTTGCCGGGCGCACTGTCGTTCCGGAATCTACGCTTTCTGGCCCGGAACTGGCGCTGCAACAATTGGGTAAAACCCCGCTGGGACGCTACCTTTTTACGTCGTCCGAGCTCACCCGTGATTTTATTGAAATAGGGCGCGATGCCGATCTGTGGGGACGCCGTTCCCGCCTTCGCTTAAGCGGCAAACCGTTAATGCTGACGGAGCTGTTTTTGCCCGCATCGCCGTTGTACTAAGAGGATATTAAAATGGAGTGGAGTCTGACGCAGGACAAGCTGCTGGCTTTTCACCGTCTGATGCGAACGGATAAACCGATCGGAGCCTTGCTGCTGCTATGGCCAACGCTTTGGGCACTGTGGGTCGCGGCTCCCGGTTTGCCACCGCTATGGATCCTGGCGGTATTTGTGGCGGGCGTGTGGTTGATGCGGGCTGCGGGCTGCGTGGTGAATGATTATGCCGATCGCAAGTTTGACGGACACGTTAAACGCACGGCCAATCGCCCACTGCCCAGCGGTCAGGTTTCTGAAAAAGAGGCACGGACGCTGTTTGTGGTGCTGGTTGCACTCTCTTTCCTGCTGGTGCTCACGCTTAATACCATGACGATTTTGCTCTCGGTGGCAGCGCTGGCGTTGGCATGGGTGTATCCGTTCATGAAACGCTATACCCATTTGCCACAGGTGGTGCTTGGGGCAGCGTTTGGCTGGTCGATTCCAATGGCGTTTGCTGCCGTCAGTGAGTCCGTGCCGCTGAGCTGCTGGCTGATGTTTCTCGCCAATATCCTGTGGGCGGTGGCCTACGACACTCAGTACGCGATGGTTGACCGTGATGATGACCTGAAAATCGGCATCAAATCGACGGCGATTTTATTCGGCCGTCACGACAAGCTGATTATTGGAATATTGCAGGTCGCCGTGCTGGCGCTAATGGTCGTCATTGGTCGTCTGAACGGGCTGAACTGGGAGTTTTACTGGTCGGTACTGGTGGCGGGATTGTTGTTTGCGTATCAGCAAAAGCTGATCGCAAAGCGCGATCGTGAAGCCTGCTTTAAAGCCTTCCTGAATAATAACTACGTTGGCCTGGTGCTGTTTTTAGGTCTGGTGATGAGTTACTGGTCTTAGAAGCAAAACGGCAACACCGTTGGTTGCCGTTTTTGATGCTCGCCGCCTCTCCCCATGGGAGAGGACCGGGATAAGGGCCCCAGACCACACAAGGTAAACGTAAAACGGCAACACCGTTGGTTACCGTTTTTAATGTTTGCCGCCTCTCCCCGTGGGAGAGGGCTGGGATAAGGGCACCAGACCACATGAGTTCAAAAGCAAAACGGCAACCATCAGGTTGCCGTTTTAGTCTCCGCACTAATGCGGCTCGCACAAGCCGTTTTACTCGTCCTGCGTTGCGCTCTCAATCGTCAAACGCACATCAGACGTAATCAGTTCCGCCAGCATCTGGTAAACCTTCATGGTTTCGCCAGGCTCGGCATCTCCGGTATCGCTGATATAGCCTTCGTCACGCAGCGTCAGCACCAGTGAGCTAAACACCGCTTTATCGAAGAATTCAGGTGCGTTGATGCCGTGCAGCACAGACAAACGCTGAGCTAGGGTGCGGCTCTCTTTTTCCAGCGTTCCACGGTTAATGGACGGGTTGGCGCTCAGCAGCCAGAAGGTGATGGCGTAGCGTTGCAGCGTCTCACGCGCGCCTGCGGCCAGCAGTTGAAGCGTGCGAGAACGTGACGGATTGATATGAAGCTCATCGCCTTTCACCGCGATCAGCCCCTGACGGAGCATCTCTTCGGTCAGTTTATCCAGCTCTGCTGCCAGCTCGTCTTTGCTCCAGCGCAGGAACAACTCCGCTTTCAACATCGGGTAAAGCACTTCAACATGACGCAGTATCTCCTGACGGGAAATACGACGGTGCTGAGTGATGATGGCAGCCATCAACGACGGTAGCATCAGCATATGCGCGATATTGTTGCGATAGTACGTCATCAACACCGCCTGCTCGCGCGGCAGAATGATGATGTCACCAATCGTGTCCTTCTCGACCTCGAACTTGTTCATTTGCAGCGCATGGTCGATCAATTGACCCGCCGTCACAGACGGCACGGTTGAGTCCGTTGAGTACGGAACATGACGCATCATGTCGAGATAACAATCGAGCTGTTCGGTCAGCTGTTCGCGTGTCAGTGAGCGCTGACGAGAGGCCAGCAGCGCGGTACAGCACAGGTTCATGGCGTTAGCCGCGCCCGCGTTGTTAATACGCACCATCAAATCGGCAGCGATATTGTTTACCGTAGGCGTCAACCACGCCGGGCGAATGGCTTCGATCGGATCGATAGATTCTCGCCATTCCGGCACATGCTGGTTCAGATACGTCATCAGCGGCATCGGTTCGCCAAAGTTTACGTAGCCCTGACCGAGATTACGCAGCTTGCTCAGACCACGCAGCATCTGCGGTAAGCTCTCTTTTTCTTTTGTCGCGCCGCGTAGCTCTTTAGCGTACGTGCCCACTTCCATTACGTGTTCGTAACCAATATAAATCGGTACCAGCGTAATTGGACGTGTGCCGCCGCGCAGCATGGCCTGAATGGTCATCGAGAGCGTCCCGGTTTTCGGGTCGAGCAGACGACCGGTGCGGGAGCGACCCCTTCAACAAAGTATTCGACGGAATAGCCACGGCTGAACAGTTCGCCCAGATATTCGCGGAACACCGTTGAATAGAGCTTGTTGCCCTTAAAGGTACGACGAATAAAGAATGCGCCCAAACGGCGGAAAATCGGACCTGCTGGCCAGAAATTCAGGTTGATCCCCGCAGCAATATGCGGCGGAACCAGCCCCTGATGATAGAGCACGTAGGAGAGCAGCAGATAATCCATGTGGCTGCGGTGGCAGGGCACGTAGACAATCTCATGACCGTCGTGGGCCAACTGGCGCACACGCTCGGCGTTATGAACGTTAATCCCTTGGTACAGACGGTTCCAGGTGAAGCTCAGAATACGGTCAGACAGTCGGATCATCTCGTAAGAGAAGTTCGCCGCAATCTCTTCCATCAGTGCGATAGCGTTTTGCTGCGCTTTCTCATGAGAGATTTTCTTGCTTCGCGCTTCGTCTTCAACTGCGCGGGCAATCGCTTTGGACGCCAGCAGTTTGTTGAACAGATCCTGACGCGCAGGCAATCGTGGCCCCACAGCCGCTAAACGCTGACGGGCGAAGTGCATACGTGCAACGCGTGCCAGTTTTTGGGCAATGATTTTATCGGTGCCATGCTCATCCGCCATGCGTCGTAACGACACAGACGGCGAGAAACGAACAAAACTATCGCGGCCCAACCATGACACGGCAAAGAATTTTTGCACGCCGTTAAGCATGCGCAATGGTGGATTCTCGTCGCCTTTTTGACGCCCTGGACGACGACCAAACATGATCGACACTGGCACCATCTGGACATCCAGATCGGGGTTACTGCGGTGCAGATCAAGATAGTCGTGGAACAGTTTGATCGACTCTTCTTTCGGCGTGTAATAGGTAAACACGCGCGGCCCGCCGTGGATAAACACATAGCGAGGAAGGAGAGTGCCGTCGATTTCCAGGGGTTCCAAAGGATCCGGTAAATCGTGCGCCAGACATTGGGCGCGCAGCGTCAGTAAGTCTGCCTTCGAGTTATAAGGCAAAACGTACATAATAGGACGCGAGGTATCGAGCCCTAATTCCAGCGCAGGTTCCGCCGGGATAGACTTACTTTTTACCAGTACGCTTAATGGTAAATTAAGTAATTTGTAGTAAATTCGTGGCCAGCCGGACATAAACGATGTAAAGCCTCTGGTTAATAATGCAATTGCGGCGCAAGGATAACAGAAAGCGCGCAAGATTTCTGTTGTTACCCGTCATACTTCAGGCTGCTGCGAAACCCGCTGCAGCCCTTGTTACTGACGTCAAATCTAATAAAAGGTTCTTTTAATGGCCAATAATACCAC
Coding sequences within it:
- the plsB_2 gene encoding glycerol-3-phosphate acyltransferase, whose product is MSGWPRIYYKLLNLPLSVLVKSKSIPAEPALELGLDTSRPIMYVLPYNSKADLLTLRAQCLAHDLPDPLEPLEIDGTLLPRYVFIHGGPRVFTYYTPKEESIKLFHDYLDLHRSNPDLDVQMVPVSIMFGRRPGRQKGDENPPLRMLNGVQKFFAVSWLGRDSFVRFSPSVSLRRMADEHGTDKIIAQKLARVARMHFARQRLAAVGPRLPARQDLFNKLLASKAIARAVEDEARSKKISHEKAQQNAIALMEEIAANFSYEMIRLSDRILSFTWNRLYQGINVHNAERVRQLAHDGHEIVYVPCHRSHMDYLLLSYVLYHQGLVPPHIAAGINLNFWPAGPIFRRLGAFFIRRTFKGNKLYSTVFREYLGELFSRGYSVEYFVEGVAPAPVVCSTRKPGRSR
- a CDS encoding maltose regulon periplasmic protein, with protein sequence MKMKKNLVALCLSAGLLASAPAITLANVNFVPQNTTTAPAIPAAALQQLVWTPVDQSKTQTTQLSTGGQTLNVPGISGPVAAYSVPANIGELTLTLSSEVNKQTSVFAPNVLILDQNLTPSAFFPSEYFTYQEPGVMSADRLGGVMRLTPALGQQKIYVLVFTTDKDLQQTTTLLDPAKAYAKGIGNAVPDIPDPIARHTTDGVVKLKVSTNSASSVLVGPLFGSSSTGPVTVGNTAAPAPAYAAPAPAVAAPAPAPVKKSAPVLNDTETYFNKAIKQAVDSGDVDKALKLLDEAERLGSTTARSTFISSVKGKG
- the ubiA gene encoding 4-hydroxybenzoate octaprenyltransferase, with protein sequence MEWSLTQDKLLAFHRLMRTDKPIGALLLLWPTLWALWVAAPGLPPLWILAVFVAGVWLMRAAGCVVNDYADRKFDGHVKRTANRPLPSGQVSEKEARTLFVVLVALSFLLVLTLNTMTILLSVAALALAWVYPFMKRYTHLPQVVLGAAFGWSIPMAFAAVSESVPLSCWLMFLANILWAVAYDTQYAMVDRDDDLKIGIKSTAILFGRHDKLIIGILQVAVLALMVVIGRLNGLNWEFYWSVLVAGLLFAYQQKLIAKRDREACFKAFLNNNYVGLVLFLGLVMSYWS
- the plsB_1 gene encoding glycerol-3-phosphate acyltransferase, giving the protein MTIQAMLRGGTRPITLVPIYIGYEHVMEVGTYAKELRGATKEKESLPQMLRGLSKLRNLGQGYVNFGEPMPLMTYLNQHVPEWRESIDPIEAIRPAWLTPTVNNIAADLMVRINNAGAANAMNLCCTALLASRQRSLTREQLTEQLDCYLDMMRHVPYSTDSTVPSVTAGQLIDHALQMNKFEVEKDTIGDIIILPREQAVLMTYYRNNIAHMLMLPSLMAAIITQHRRISRQEILRHVEVLYPMLKAELFLRWSKDELAAELDKLTEEMLRQGLIAVKGDELHINPSRSRTLQLLAAGARETLQRYAITFWLLSANPSINRGTLEKESRTLAQRLSVLHGINAPEFFDKAVFSSLVLTLRDEGYISDTGDAEPGETMKVYQMLAELITSDVRLTIESATQDE
- the ubiC gene encoding chorismate pyruvate lyase; the encoded protein is MSHPALTQLRALRYFDQIPALSSEQLDWLLLEDSMTKRFEQHGKNVTVTLIQEGFVSADKVSSELPLLPKEERYWLREILLCADGEPWLAGRTVVPESTLSGPELALQQLGKTPLGRYLFTSSELTRDFIEIGRDADLWGRRSRLRLSGKPLMLTELFLPASPLY